Genomic DNA from Providencia sp. PROV188:
CAAAACTGTCGCCTGTAATGTGTTTCACACCCGGCCAACCCACAATGCTGCGAGTCCAGATACGTGCTTTATACTCACCCACATCAGGGTCGATAATGCAGTTAGAGGTCATTAAAACAGGGCCCGGGAACTTAGCAAATTCCACTTGCTGATTCTGCCAGCCACTGCCGTAGTTACCCACTAAATGAGCGTATTTTTTCAGTTCAGGATAACCATGAGCAGGCAGCATTTCACCGTGAGTGTAAATATTAATGCCTGTGCCTTCGGTCTGTTCTAACAACATTTTTAAATCTTTCAGGTCGTGACCTGAAATCAAAATACATTTACCGGCAACTGGGCGCACGTTAACTTCCGTTGGAACTGGATGACCAAATTCTCCGGTTTCACCTGCATCCAGAATTTCCATGATTTTGAAGTTCATCATGCCGATAGCCATTGCATTGTCGAGCAGCTCATTCATATCCGCTGGCAATGTGCCTAACCACGCCATAATTTCATGGTATTGAGCATAAATCTGGTTATCAAACTGACCTAAAACGTGAGCATGCTCCATATACGCCGCCGCACCCTTCAAGCCATACAGGCACAGCATACGTAAACCATGAATATCATCGCCAATTTGCGCTTTATCGACATCTAACGCAAATTGTGCCGCTTGCTGTTGCAGAGTCGCAATATCCTGCCCTGCTAATTGCAGGTTGATTAGCGGGTGATTAAATGCCACTGCGCTATTCACTGACAGGCAGTGTTTGATTAATTTATCACGCAGATAAATGGCTTCACGGGCATAACCGATAATACGTTCAGAATCGAAGTTAACATTGGTCAATGTAGAGAAGAAAGCGCGCGGTGCGAAACTGTCCACATCATGATCAATAATGCCCAGTTCACGAGCCACCACCGCACTTGCAGATAAGCTTTGCAGGACAGCAACTAATAAATCTTGCAGGTCTGAAGTTTCAGCGGTTTTACCGCACATACCTTGCGAATAAGCGCAGCCATTGGTTGCTGGAGTTCTAATTGTTTGTTCACATTGCACACAATACATGGAGGAAACCTCTTTAAGTTGCATTTCATATACAACATTAAGATTACCCCTTTTAAATAAATAGAAAAGCACCTTAAAATTCTATTTGCAGGTTTGTTGATCTACATTAACTTTCACTATAAATAAGAATTATTCAATGTTGTAAAATAGGCAGTTTCACTAAGCCCAGTTGATTTTTTGCTGGGGTTTCAAAGCAGTATTGCTATACTATGTTTATCATTCATACTTCATAAGTTATTGTTGTTAAATCATTTTAAGAGAATCAAAAAGCGATGATGCAGGCTAATTCGACTCCAAAATCAGACAACAAAACCCATTTTAGTTTTTTACGTCACGTGAAAGAATCCGATAAAACACCACTCAAAGTGCTTGTTTTAGCGGCTATTATTGGTGCCGTCGTTGGGCTGATAGGCTCCCTGTTTATGCTAGGGACTGAGTGGGTCAGCAATATTCGTATCGCATCTGTTAACCAATATGTCACCAACAAATGGTTGGTGATTCCTGCCATGTTTGTGGCTTCCGCCCTATTAGCCATGCTTGGCTACTATTTGGTTAAACGCTTTTCACCTGAAGCGGGAGGCTCTGGGATCCCAGAAATCGAAGGGGCACTGCAAGATTTGCGCCCTGTCCGTTGGTGGCGAGTGATCCCAGTGAAATTTATCGGTGGGTTAGGTACGTTAGGCTCCGGCATGGTGCTCGGTCGTGAAGGTCCCACCGTGCAACTGGGGGCGAACATTAGCCAAATGTTTTATGACCTATTTCGCCTCAAAGATAATGAATCTCGCCATACATTATTGGCTGCGGGTGCCGCTGCAGGCCTTTCTACCGCCTTTAATGCCCCATTAGCGGGGATACTGTTTATCATCGAAGAGATGCGCCCACAATTTAAATACAGCCTTATTTCCATCAAAGCCGTGTTTATTGGTGCCGTCAGTGCCACCATTGTCTTTCGCCTAATTAATGGCGAAGCCGCGGTATTAAACATTGGGCAATTCTCCTCTGCCCCCATGGAAACCCTGTGGTTATATCTGATTTTAGGCATGTTATTTGGAATTGTGGGCATTGGCTTTAACCGCTTCTTGCTCTATCTGCAAAGCCTATTTTTAGCTTTCTACCAAAATAAAGTATCACGGTTTGTTTTGATGGGTGGTTTGATTGGGGGTAGCTGTGGCGCTATCGGTGTATTTGCGCCAGAAGTTGTGGGTGGCGGCTATAGCGTGATCCATCAAATGGTCGCCAATAGCTTTACTATCACCATGCTGATGGTCTTTTTTGCCCTGCGCTTTTTAACCTCAACCATCAGCTTTAGTTCTGGTGCGCCAGGTGGGATTTTCTCGCCGTTATTAGCCCTTGGCACGCTATTTGGAGGCATTTATGGTTATGCGGCACTGGAGCTGTTCCCAAATTATTCGATTGAAGTCGGTACCTTTGCAATAGCCGGCATGGGAGCGTTGTTTGCCGCGACAGTGCGTGCGCCATTAACGGGCATTGTCTTAGTGTTGGAAATGACCAATAACTATCAATTGATTTTACCGATGATTATTACCTGTATTGGCGCAACAATGGTGGCACAATTCTTAGGGGGTCGACCACTTTATTCTGTGCTGCTCGAAAAAACCTTAGAGCGCAGCGAAAAACAAGCAGCAGCGTCCAAGCCCTAAAATTCATTTTTCCCTAACCATAGAACGCATAATGGGTTGCCTAGGCAACCCATTATGTTGATGACAAAGAGGGATAAAAGCGTGGTTTTTCCCTCTTTGTGTTATCAGGCGAAAATCAATAAATTGATTTTCCTCGTTAATTTTACAACCTATTATCTTCGCTATCGCAGGTTATTTTTTCTTAGCTATCAGCGTTGCAAAGTTCAGTTTAATTCGGTTACCTTGCGCATCCGTTCTGTGCAAGTGTCCTGGGTTTTCATTGTATTTGAGGATTTCCCAGTCTTGATAATATTGCTGTAATTCACCCGGTTTTAAGAAGCACTTAAATGGCACCATATCCAGTGGCGCATCTGGCGTTTCTACCGCGCATACCACAATATTAATTCCACCCTCTACAGTGTGTGATTGCATATCCGCGATAATGTCAGCAATTTTATCCCGTTGTAAGAACATCAACACGACGGTAGAAATAATCAAATCATAGTCACCTTGGATTTGGTGACTATTAATGTCATACAGCGCGGTATGGATGTTCTCTATGCCCGATTGCTGCTTAACAGTTTCGATGGCTTGAATATGGTTTTGGTTAATATCCACTGCCGTCACATCATACCCTTGCTGGGCAAGGTAGAAGCTATTACGCCCACGACCTGAACCTAAATCCAATACTTTGCAAGGTTTTGCTAAGTTATTCTCGCAAAGATAGCGCACTTCAGAGTGAGGCACGCTGAGATCATACCGCTTATAAAACTCAATTTCAGGGCGGCATAAAAAAGAGAGTTGGCAACGCATATCATCGCTGCAATCAGCAATACGATGCCAGACTTGAGGCTCAATCACGGGTGGTTGGTTTTGCGTATCAAACGTAAATTTTTGCTCGCTACCGTCTTCATCAAAAATAATAAAATCGAGGGAGCCTTGTAACACTTTCAATTGGGCGAATGTATCTTCTTTGGTGTTATGGCGGTCTTGGAACATTAATGGAACCGAAGCCTTATCCCAAACAGGCATGGTTTTGTAGCACACTAATTCAGTCATGGGGTCACCTTTAAGTTGCATATTAAATACATCTTATGCCGTTCATCTTAATAGTGCAACGTTTTCATAGATAAAGAATGAATGAGTTGATGTGCATCAACCTCCTGCTGTACAGGAGGTTAAACTCGGGATCTTGGACTTAGTAGCCCAGCTGCTCTGCACTCAGTCCCAAAAATTCAAACGGTTTGGTATCAACATATTGCGCGGTCGCATCACCCGAATAAATATGGCTTTGCTCTTCACCGAGATCTAATTTTTTCACTTTTCCGGTCTCATTGGAAAAATCAATTTTCTTTAGATCCGTCCAAAAAATATTTGGCGTTAAAGCAGACTCAAAGAAATAGAGTTGACGCTTACTATCAACCAGTGTGCGCCAACGGGTAGATGAAATCTCAGGGGACGTTTCAGACGTTAAACCGTATGGAACAGACACATTACGAATAACCCCAAACACACTGGCAACCGCTTTATTTGGCGTTGTTTTTTGTGGAATAGCATTAATGTAGAACTGCGCTCGAGCGAAACGATCCGCTGAGCGGTTGGTCCCTGGTAGCATTACCGTGCCACCAATACCTTGCCAATACTCTTGCATTGCTAACTGCTTTTCATAAGCCGGAGAGTTAGTCATGACTTGGTATTTACGGCTATGGTGAATGACTTGTTTGCCATCGATAAATTCGATAATCGCGCTATCACCACTCGCATCGGAAAGCGACAAGTGCAAAGTCGCTAAGCGATTTTGTCCCGGAACCTTATCAGTCGCGACTATCAGAGGCGTTTTTTCTAATGCGGCAACCGCTTCTTCAACCGTGGCATAGTTATCCAACATATATTGCGCCCATAGTGAAATAGACAATGCGGGCTTTTTATTATCTAACTCAGGGTATTTCGATTCGGCCAGCCAGAGTAAGTTTGCTACTAACCCTTTTTCATTAACACCATCCGTCGTAGAAATATCGTAACCTGACGCTATCACGCTACCGTATTTGGATTTCCATTTGAGTGATTGTGGTCCTGCTGCCCCACTTCGCTCCATTCCTCGTGGAAAAATCCATAAATTGGTACCCACATCATATTTCCAATCCATGGTTCTACCGGTCATAATTTGTTGGTCTTCCCCGAGATAAACAACGCGGGTACAAGCCTGAGAAACCATGGCAGGAACATAAATTGCAGCGATGGTTAAGAGCGTTACAATGCTTTTCTTCACAAATCGCATCTTGCCTCCAAATGGTATTGAATGAGTAGCGCAGATAAGCCACGCGAATAAATAACTACTATTTATATTAGACAGTATATCGTTTTCGGCGTGTTATTAGAGGATAGATATTGAAACAAAATGCAACAAGGATTAACTCACTCGATCAAACTGTTGACGTTTTCCAGTGAGTTAATCCTATTAAAAGATGGAATGGATTAGCCGGCGCTATTGTTTTTTCTTTGCAGAAAACCATGAGCGCAATAATGCTGCTTTTTTCTGATTGTCAGGAATATTTAGCGCGGAGTCATACAAGCTAATTGAAATTTGGCAAACTGTTGCAGGTGATTTTTTCCCAGCCTTTACATCAATCAGCATGGTAACGTCATTTCCATATTTTTCCGTTAATCCGATTCTCAGGGAGTCCATCAATGCCTGATACTCTTCTTCAGATAACGTTGTACGCTTCTCGCTTGTTTCGCTAGAAATCAACAAGGCATTGATTGCACTCACTTGTTTTAATAAGACATCTTGGCTTTTTTGTGGCGGAATGACATCCTCAGGATCCCTTAACTGTGGGAATAACGCGTCATAACACATTTTCCCGGATGGGTCTTGCTCTAACAATGATTTGATATTGTCGTTCACTTTAGCGACAAAATTAATTACTGTTTCATCGGAGGCATAAGGCATGCGCTCAACGACCAGATTCATTGATTGGCTAACAACCTGATCCAATAATTGACGACGTAAGTCTTCGTTAGCAGGATCATATTGAGACATTAAAGGCTCAAAGCTCTGGTAAGTGACAGGGCTTAATTTTTTGATAGTGACTAAAATCGGCAGTTCTTTTTCAACTTGAGCAATGGCCTCTGAATGAATTTCGCTATTACTTTCCGTCGATAGTACGTTGTTGTCTTTACTTAACCAGTAAAAACCCAGCGCAAAGATAATAAAAATGATGCTAACGACTACTGCGATTTTGCGTGAACTGTTTGTATTCAAAGTGAATCTGCCTTTTAACAATCTGTCTTTTAACAATTTGTTGTTAACAACAAAAGCCAAAAAACCAATACTCAATAATAAACTCTTATTATTCTAGTCGTGAATGCGACCATATCGCTATAGGAATAGGAGTAAATGCGAAGAAAAAAGTAGAAAATTAACAGTTCTAATCAGAATTAAGAATGAAAAAACCGCAGACACTTATTTCAGTCCCTGCGGCTTTGATAAATTGAAGGAAACGCATTTCAAAAATACGAATTACTTAACTTGAACACCTTCAACAGACAGCATTAACTCAACTTCTTGAGATTTAGGACCTAAATCAGATTTGATATTAAACTCTTTCAGTTTAATGTTCCCTTTTGCTTCGAAGCCTGCACGGTAGCCACCCCAAGGATCTTTACCTTCACCCGTTAATTTCGCATCTAAAGTGATTGGTTTTGTCACGCCGTTTAAGGTGAAGTCTCCTGTTACGAGGTATTTGTCACCCTCTTTTTTCACTTCTGTGGAGACAAATTTCGCTTCTGGGAATTTTGCTGCATTTAAGAAATCTGGGCTACGTAAATGCTTATCACGCTCTGCGTGGTTAGTGTCGATGCTGCCAGTTTTAATTGTCACTTCAACTTTATCTTTTGCAGGATCTTTC
This window encodes:
- the hcp gene encoding hydroxylamine reductase, which codes for MYCVQCEQTIRTPATNGCAYSQGMCGKTAETSDLQDLLVAVLQSLSASAVVARELGIIDHDVDSFAPRAFFSTLTNVNFDSERIIGYAREAIYLRDKLIKHCLSVNSAVAFNHPLINLQLAGQDIATLQQQAAQFALDVDKAQIGDDIHGLRMLCLYGLKGAAAYMEHAHVLGQFDNQIYAQYHEIMAWLGTLPADMNELLDNAMAIGMMNFKIMEILDAGETGEFGHPVPTEVNVRPVAGKCILISGHDLKDLKMLLEQTEGTGINIYTHGEMLPAHGYPELKKYAHLVGNYGSGWQNQQVEFAKFPGPVLMTSNCIIDPDVGEYKARIWTRSIVGWPGVKHITGDSFAEMIAQAQEMAGFPYTEIEHKITVGFGRQTLLGAADAVIDLVAQKKLRHIFLVGGCDGSRGERSYYTDFARSVPKDCLILTLACGKYRFNKLDFGTLEGLPRLLDVGQCNDAYSAIMLAVNLAEKLGCGVNDLPLSLILSWFEQKAIVILLTLLALGVKNIYTGPTAPGFLTENLLNILNEKFGMRSITTVEQDLAEILPA
- the clcA gene encoding H(+)/Cl(-) exchange transporter ClcA, which codes for MMQANSTPKSDNKTHFSFLRHVKESDKTPLKVLVLAAIIGAVVGLIGSLFMLGTEWVSNIRIASVNQYVTNKWLVIPAMFVASALLAMLGYYLVKRFSPEAGGSGIPEIEGALQDLRPVRWWRVIPVKFIGGLGTLGSGMVLGREGPTVQLGANISQMFYDLFRLKDNESRHTLLAAGAAAGLSTAFNAPLAGILFIIEEMRPQFKYSLISIKAVFIGAVSATIVFRLINGEAAVLNIGQFSSAPMETLWLYLILGMLFGIVGIGFNRFLLYLQSLFLAFYQNKVSRFVLMGGLIGGSCGAIGVFAPEVVGGGYSVIHQMVANSFTITMLMVFFALRFLTSTISFSSGAPGGIFSPLLALGTLFGGIYGYAALELFPNYSIEVGTFAIAGMGALFAATVRAPLTGIVLVLEMTNNYQLILPMIITCIGATMVAQFLGGRPLYSVLLEKTLERSEKQAAASKP
- the tehB gene encoding SAM-dependent methyltransferase TehB, translating into MQLKGDPMTELVCYKTMPVWDKASVPLMFQDRHNTKEDTFAQLKVLQGSLDFIIFDEDGSEQKFTFDTQNQPPVIEPQVWHRIADCSDDMRCQLSFLCRPEIEFYKRYDLSVPHSEVRYLCENNLAKPCKVLDLGSGRGRNSFYLAQQGYDVTAVDINQNHIQAIETVKQQSGIENIHTALYDINSHQIQGDYDLIISTVVLMFLQRDKIADIIADMQSHTVEGGINIVVCAVETPDAPLDMVPFKCFLKPGELQQYYQDWEILKYNENPGHLHRTDAQGNRIKLNFATLIAKKK
- a CDS encoding linear amide C-N hydrolase, coding for MRFVKKSIVTLLTIAAIYVPAMVSQACTRVVYLGEDQQIMTGRTMDWKYDVGTNLWIFPRGMERSGAAGPQSLKWKSKYGSVIASGYDISTTDGVNEKGLVANLLWLAESKYPELDNKKPALSISLWAQYMLDNYATVEEAVAALEKTPLIVATDKVPGQNRLATLHLSLSDASGDSAIIEFIDGKQVIHHSRKYQVMTNSPAYEKQLAMQEYWQGIGGTVMLPGTNRSADRFARAQFYINAIPQKTTPNKAVASVFGVIRNVSVPYGLTSETSPEISSTRWRTLVDSKRQLYFFESALTPNIFWTDLKKIDFSNETGKVKKLDLGEEQSHIYSGDATAQYVDTKPFEFLGLSAEQLGY
- a CDS encoding topoisomerase IV codes for the protein MNTNSSRKIAVVVSIIFIIFALGFYWLSKDNNVLSTESNSEIHSEAIAQVEKELPILVTIKKLSPVTYQSFEPLMSQYDPANEDLRRQLLDQVVSQSMNLVVERMPYASDETVINFVAKVNDNIKSLLEQDPSGKMCYDALFPQLRDPEDVIPPQKSQDVLLKQVSAINALLISSETSEKRTTLSEEEYQALMDSLRIGLTEKYGNDVTMLIDVKAGKKSPATVCQISISLYDSALNIPDNQKKAALLRSWFSAKKKQ
- a CDS encoding YceI family protein → MLKKSILGLAAGTLLLSAGSALAENYQFDKQGQHGFIEFRIQHLGYSWLYGSFKDFDGNFTYDAKDPAKDKVEVTIKTGSIDTNHAERDKHLRSPDFLNAAKFPEAKFVSTEVKKEGDKYLVTGDFTLNGVTKPITLDAKLTGEGKDPWGGYRAGFEAKGNIKLKEFNIKSDLGPKSQEVELMLSVEGVQVK